One Astyanax mexicanus isolate ESR-SI-001 chromosome 3, AstMex3_surface, whole genome shotgun sequence genomic region harbors:
- the slc25a38a gene encoding mitochondrial glycine transporter A, with the protein MELSLAHPAVKAFMCGSLSGTCSTLLFQPLDLVKTRLQTLQNSVQPGSGRVGMVTVILSVVKTEKLLGLWKGVSPSFVRCIPGVGIYFSTYFSLKQHFFSDRSPAPVEAVLLGAGSRSVAGVCMLPVTVIKTRFESGRYNYGSVMEALRSVCRTEGARGLFSGLTATLLRDAPFSGIYVMFYSQAKSTLPNEISQSGYAPLANFSCGVVSGVLASLVTQPADVVKTQVQVNPHLFRRTWDAVHYIYMEHGAVGFFRGAVPRSLRRTMMAAMAWTIYEQLMAQLGLKS; encoded by the exons ATGGAGTTGTCTCTG GCTCATCCTGCAGTTAAAGCCTTCATGTGCGGTTCTCTGAGCGGAACCTGCTCCACTTTACTCTTCCAGCCTCTGGACCTGGTCAAGACCCGCCTGCAGACCCTGCAGAACAGTGTGCAGCCTGG TTCAGGAAGGGTTGGGATGGTGACGGTTATCCTCAGTGTGGTGAAGACAGAGAAGCTGCTTGGACTGTGGAAGGGGGTTTCACCG TCGTTTGTGCGCTGTATCCCAGGAGTAGGGATCTACTTCAGCACCTACTTCAGCCTGAAGCAGCACTTCTTCAGCGACAGGTCTCCAGCCCCCGTGGAGGCCGTGCTGCTTGGGGCCGGGTCCCGGAGCGTGGCAGGCGTGTGTATGCTGCCAGTCACTGTCATCAAAACACGCTtcgag AGTGGTCGCTATAACTACGGCAGTGTGATGGAGGCTCTGCGGAGTGTGTGTCGGACCGAGGGGGCGAGGGGGCTGTTCTCTGGCCTGACCGCGACCCTGCTCCGGGACGCACCCTTCTCCGGCATCTACGTCATGTTCTACAGCCAGGCCAAGAGCACGCTGCCGAACG agATAAGCCAGTCAGGCTATGCCCCCTTGGCGAACTTCAGCTGTGGAGTTGTGTCTGGTGTTCTGGCCTCTCTGGTCACTCAGCCTGCAGACGTAGTTAAAACTCAGGTCCAGGTGAACCCCCATCTCTTCAGGAGGACCTGGGATGCAGTCCACTACATCTACATG gaGCACGGAGCGGTGGGGTTTTTCCGTGGCGCTGTGCCGCGCTCACTGCGGAGAACGATGATGGCGGCGATGGCCTGGACCATTTACGAGCAGCTCATGGCTCAGCTGGGCCTCAAATCATGA